The DNA region CGTGCATGACGTCGGATGAGACGATCTCGACATCGACGGCGAAGCGCTGCGACAACAGGTTGATCAGGTCCTGTTGCAGCGTGTGTAGTGCGAGGCCATGCTCCAGCCAGAAGGCTTCGGCCGCTTCCTCGAGCTGCGGGAAATGATTGGCGCGCCGCTGCAGGAATTCGGTGATCTCTTCCGACGGGATGCCGGCCGCGGCGCTTTCGCTCGTGTCTTCGCCGGCCGCATTCGATCCCAGCACCGAGGCGCGGCGCCGATAGGCTTCGTAAAGATCGGCGATCGCATGGGCGACGGAAGGTAGGCTGGAGACGAGATCGCGCACATCCGAGGTCTTGACGTCCGCCCCGTCGAAGAGCGGATCGCCGAAGACCTCGAGCAGATTGGAGGCCAGGCGCTCGTCATCCTCGGGCGCCAAGGTCGACAGCTCGACCTGGAACCGCTCGGCGAGCTTGAGCAGGACGCGCACCGTCACCGGCCGCTGATTGCTCTCGATGAGGTTGAGATAGCTCGGCGAGAGGCCGAGCTCGGTCGCCATCTGCAATTGCGTCATGTGCCGCTCCTGGCGCATGCGTCGCAGCTTGCCCCCGATGCGGACGGCTTTCATGTCGGGCGCCTCATTCACAATAATTTACAAGTTACAATATCACAATTGTCCCATCATCGTCAATTTGCAGCAATTCTCCCAGAATGGGCGTGTTTCATTGACTTGCAAGGGTAGGTGCTCAATGTCTTCACAAGAATTTTCGAAAGGACCGACTGATGACCCCCACTGCGCATTCCAATCGCTTCGACGGCATCCGGCGCGATTACAGCGAAGCCGATGTCGAGCGGCTCTCCGGCAGCCTGCGCATCGAGCACAGCCTGGCACGGCTCGGAGCGGAGCGCCTGTGGGCGCTGCTGCATGACCGCCCCTTCGTGCGCACCTTGGGCGCGCTCACCGGCAATCAGGCAATGCAGCAGGTGAAGGCCGGCCTCGAGGCCGTCTATCTCTCAGGCTGGCAGGTGGCGGCCGACGCCAATAATTCCGGCCAGATGTATCCGGACCAGTCGCTCTATCCGGCTTCCTCGGTGCCCGAGGTCGTCAAGCGCATCAACAACACCTTCCGGCGCGCCGACGAGATCGCCAAGGTCGAGGGCGACAGCTCCACCTACTGGTATGCGCCGATCGTGGCGGACGCAGAAGCTGGCTTCGGCGGGCCGCTCAATGCCTTCGAGCTGATGAAGGCGATGATCGAGGCAGGCGCCGCGGGCGTGCATTTCGAGGACCAGCTGGCCTCCGAGAAGAAATGCGGCCATCTCGGCGGCAAGGTGCTGGTGCCGACCCAGGCCTTCATCCGCACCTTGAACGCCGCGAGGCTCGCGGCCGATGTCTGCGGCGTGCCGACCATCCTCTTGGCGCGCACCGACGCCCATTCGGCGACCTTGATCACGAGCGACATCGATGAGCGCGACCATCGCTTCATCGACCGGGCGAACCGCACCGCCGAAGGCTTCTTCCGCCTGAAGCAGGGCAACAGCCATTCGGTCGAGCACGCCATCGCGCGGGGCCTGAGCTACGCGCCCTATGCGGACCTCATCTGGTGGGAGACCTCGGAGCCCGATCTCGGCGAGGCGCGCGAGTTCGCCGAGGAGATGCACCGGCAATTCCCGGGGAAGCTCCTCGCCTATAACTGCTCGCCTTCCTTCAACTGGCGCGCCAAGCTCGACGGCAAGACCATCGAGGGCTTCCAGGAGGAGATCGCCGCGATGGGCTATCGCTTCCAGTTCGTGACGCTCGCGGGCTTCCACTCGCTCAACCTGTCGATGTTCGAGCTCGCCAATGGCTATTCGCGGCGCGGCATGGGCGCGTATTCGGAGATGCAGGAGCGCGAATTCGCGGCCCAATCGCAGGGGTTCACGGCGGTGCGCCATCAGCGCGAGGTCGGGACCGGCTATTTCGACGCGGTCGCCCTCGCCGTGTCGGGCGGCAAGTCGTCGACGACCGCGATGTCGGGATCGACCGAGACCGCGCAATTCGACGACCGCAAGGCCGGGCTCGCGGTCGCGGCCGAATGAGATGATCGAAGGCTTTCGCCACAACCTTGAAGGAGGCTCACATGCCTAAGCAATTCTGGGTGATCGGCGGCGAATATCGCGATGCCGACTTCCACGACATGGACCCCTCGACCTCGTCCGTGCATGGCCCGTTCCGCGATTACGACGAGGCCAACTCGGTCTGGCGCGAGCGCTCCATGCAGACCCGCTCGCAGCACCATATGCGCTATGCGATCGTGGTGTCGGCGCCCAATCCGCGCAGCCAGATGAGTGCGTCGGGCTGACGCGACAGGAGTGCGCGCTTACCTTCTCCCGCTCTTTCGCGGGAGAAGGTGCCGAGGCGAAGCCGAGGCGGATGAGGGGCGCCGGTGAAGCGCTCCACCGTCCCTCATCCGCCCTCACTACGTTCGGGCACCTTCTCCCGCGGAAGAGCGGGAGAAGGAGAGGCGCCGGCTCACTCCGCCGCCACGGGCTCCGGCAGACCGTCCTCGTCGTCGCCCAAGGCATCCCGGCGCTTCGCGACCGATCCTTTGTTCAGCCATTGCGACAGCCGGTCGAGATAGAGATATACCACGGGCGTGGTGAACAAGGTCAGCGCCTGGCTCACCAGCAACCCGCCCACCATCGCATAGCCGAGGGGCTGGCGGATTTCGGCGCCGGTGCCCTGGCCGAGCATCAGGGGGACGCCGCCGAGCATCGCCGCCATGGTGGTCATCATGATGGGGCGGAAGCGCAGCAGCGCGGCGCGGCGGATGGCCTCGAGCGGCGGCAGGTGGTCATCGCGCTCGGCGACGATCGCAAAATCGACCATCATGATGCCGTTCTTCTTGACGATGCCGATCAGCAAGATGACGCCGATCAGCGCGATCAGGCTGAAGTCGAAATGGAAGAGCATCAGCATCGCCAGCGCGCCGACGCCCGCCGAGGGCAGGGTCGAGAGGATGGTGAGCGGGTGGATGTAGCTCTCATAGAGGATGCCGAGGATCAGGTAGACGACGATCAGCGCCGCGAGGATCAGCATCGGCACCGTCGACAGCGAGTCCTGGAACGCCTGGGCATTGCCCTGGAATGTCGTGTTGATGGTGGCCGGCACGTTCAATTGCGTCATGGCGCGATCGATGGCCGCGGTCGCCTGGCCGAGCGCTGCCCCCTGGGCGAGGTTGAAGCTGATGGTGATCGCCGGGAACTGGCCCTGATGGCTGATCGACAGAGGCTGGATCGGCACCGTCGTCCATTTGGCGAAGGCCGAGAGCGGCACCTGGCCGCCAGTCGTCGGTGAACGCAGGAAGATCGTGTCGAGCGTGGTCGGGCTGCCCTGCAGCGAGGGCAGCACCTCCATGATCACGTAATAGCTCGAGAGCTGCGTGAAGATCTGGGCGATCTGGCGCTGGCCGAAAGCGTCGTAAAGCGTGTCGTCGATGAGCTGCGGCGTCAGCCCGTAGCGCGAGGCCTGGTCGCGGTCGATCGTCAAGGTGAGCGTGTTGCCTTCGGTCTGCTGGTCGGTCGCGACGTCGCGCAGCTCGGGCAGGCCCTTGAGCGTGTCGAGGATCTTCGGCGCCCATTCGTTGAGCTGCGCGATGTCGGCGCCTTGCAGCGTGTATTGGAACTGGGTGCGCGAGGGGCGTCCGCCGACCCGCACATCCTGGGCGGCCTGCAGGAACAGCTTCGCGCCTTCGACCTTGTCGAGCTGGCGTCTGAGGCGCGCGATGATCTGGTCGGCGCTGGCCTTGCGCTGGTCGCGCGGCTTCAAGGTGATGAACATGCGCCCGTTATTCGAGGCGTTGCCGGCGCCGCCGATGAACATCGCCAGATGGTCGACGTCGGGATCCTGCAACACCACCTGGCCCAGCGCCTCCTGGTGGCGGGCCATGTCGGCGGGGGAGACGTTCTGGGCCGCCTCCGAGATGCCGGTGATCAGGCCGATATCCTGCTGCGGAAAGAAGCCTTTCGGGATGATCACGAACAGGTAGCCCGAGAGCGCCACGGTGGCGAAGAACACGCAGAGCGTGATGAAGCGGAATTTGAGCACGAGATCGAGGCCGCGCTCATAGCCGCGCAGCAAGGCGTCGAAGGCGCGCTCGCTCAGCGCGTAGATGCGCCCGTGATGGGCTTCCTTGGGCGGCTTCAGGAAGCGCGAGGCCATCATCGGCGTCAAGGTCAGCGACACCGCGGCCGAGACCACGATGGTCATCGCCAAGGTGACAGCGAATTCGCGGAACAGGCGCCCGATGATGCCGCCCATCAGGAGGAGCGGGATCAAGACCGCGATCAGCGAGATGCTGATCGAGCAGATGGTGAAGGCGATCTCGCGCGAGCCCTTGAGCGCCGCCGCGAACGGCTCCTCGCCCTCCTCGACATAGCGGGTGATGTTCTCGAGCATCACGATGGCATCGTCGACCACGAAGCCGACCGCGATGGTGAGCGCCATCAGCGACAGGTTGTCGATGCTGTAGCCCGCAAACCACATCAGCGCGCAGGCGCCGAGAAGCGCGAGCGGCACCGTGACGCTCGGGATGATGGTCGCCCACAGGCTGCGCAGGAAGATGAAGATCACCATCACCACGAGCGCGATGGTGAGCAGCAGCGTGAACTGCACGTCCTTGACCGAGGCCCGGATGGTCTGGGTGCGGTCGCTCAAGGTGAAGATCTTGATCGCCGGCGGCATGGTCGCCTGCAGGCGGGGCAGCTGCTCCATGATCTTGTCGACGGTGTCGATGACATTAGCGCCGGGCTGCTTGAAGATGACCAGGATGAGCCCGCGCTTGCCGTCGGCCCAAGCGGCCTGCGTCGTGTCCTGCGGGCCGGTCACCGCCTGGCCGATATCGCGCACCCTGAGCGGCGCGCCGTTGCGGAAGGCGACGATGACGTCGTTCCAGTCCT from Rhizobiales bacterium GAS188 includes:
- a CDS encoding isocitrate lyase; protein product: MTPTAHSNRFDGIRRDYSEADVERLSGSLRIEHSLARLGAERLWALLHDRPFVRTLGALTGNQAMQQVKAGLEAVYLSGWQVAADANNSGQMYPDQSLYPASSVPEVVKRINNTFRRADEIAKVEGDSSTYWYAPIVADAEAGFGGPLNAFELMKAMIEAGAAGVHFEDQLASEKKCGHLGGKVLVPTQAFIRTLNAARLAADVCGVPTILLARTDAHSATLITSDIDERDHRFIDRANRTAEGFFRLKQGNSHSVEHAIARGLSYAPYADLIWWETSEPDLGEAREFAEEMHRQFPGKLLAYNCSPSFNWRAKLDGKTIEGFQEEIAAMGYRFQFVTLAGFHSLNLSMFELANGYSRRGMGAYSEMQEREFAAQSQGFTAVRHQREVGTGYFDAVALAVSGGKSSTTAMSGSTETAQFDDRKAGLAVAAE
- a CDS encoding hydrophobic/amphiphilic exporter-1, HAE1 family; this translates as MAGGTSEDGGISAPFVRHPIATSLLMIGVLFVGLVAYPRLPVAPLPQVDFPTIQVSASLPGASPDTMASAVAQPLETQFAQIPGVSQMTSTSALGSTSITIQFDLERSIDAAANDVQAAINAAGGQLPKNLPNPPTYRKVNPADSPILLLGATSDTLPLTEVDDNVETKLAQQISQISGVAQVAIGGQQKPAIRIQLDPAKLVAKGLSLEDVRTPLAVTTVDNPKGTIMGPTRSFTIYTNDQLTAAKDWNDVIVAFRNGAPLRVRDIGQAVTGPQDTTQAAWADGKRGLILVIFKQPGANVIDTVDKIMEQLPRLQATMPPAIKIFTLSDRTQTIRASVKDVQFTLLLTIALVVMVIFIFLRSLWATIIPSVTVPLALLGACALMWFAGYSIDNLSLMALTIAVGFVVDDAIVMLENITRYVEEGEEPFAAALKGSREIAFTICSISISLIAVLIPLLLMGGIIGRLFREFAVTLAMTIVVSAAVSLTLTPMMASRFLKPPKEAHHGRIYALSERAFDALLRGYERGLDLVLKFRFITLCVFFATVALSGYLFVIIPKGFFPQQDIGLITGISEAAQNVSPADMARHQEALGQVVLQDPDVDHLAMFIGGAGNASNNGRMFITLKPRDQRKASADQIIARLRRQLDKVEGAKLFLQAAQDVRVGGRPSRTQFQYTLQGADIAQLNEWAPKILDTLKGLPELRDVATDQQTEGNTLTLTIDRDQASRYGLTPQLIDDTLYDAFGQRQIAQIFTQLSSYYVIMEVLPSLQGSPTTLDTIFLRSPTTGGQVPLSAFAKWTTVPIQPLSISHQGQFPAITISFNLAQGAALGQATAAIDRAMTQLNVPATINTTFQGNAQAFQDSLSTVPMLILAALIVVYLILGILYESYIHPLTILSTLPSAGVGALAMLMLFHFDFSLIALIGVILLIGIVKKNGIMMVDFAIVAERDDHLPPLEAIRRAALLRFRPIMMTTMAAMLGGVPLMLGQGTGAEIRQPLGYAMVGGLLVSQALTLFTTPVVYLYLDRLSQWLNKGSVAKRRDALGDDEDGLPEPVAAE